From the genome of Sinanaerobacter sp. ZZT-01:
AGGCATCCACTTGCAATATCTTCTTTATATTCATACCCCGGCTCACGGAAATGGACATGCAGATCAATCAAGCCCGGGACAACCCATTTACCTTCTGCAAAAATTTCTCTATATTCCGTCTTGCTGCTTCCTTCGCCTGGTTCAGTAATCGCGGTAACGATCCCATCCTCAATATACACATCCGCCAGCCGCTCCAGATCATTTCGCGGACTGATTACCAATCCATTTCTTATGCACAATTTCATTTACATTATCTCCCTTCATACTCACAATATCATCGCAGTACTCACATCGATATTCTCTGTTTTGTTCATTAATCAGATGAAAAATATGCGGTGCATTCGCTTCTACCGAGGTCACACACCTAGGGTTTTTGCATCGGATCACATTCGTTACCTTCTTAGGCATCTCCGGCTTTATTTTTTTTGAAATAATATGATCTTCAATAATGTTTACTGTGCAATCCGGATCAATCAGTCCTAATACAGCCAAATCCACATCGATCACTTTATCAATTTTTATTACATCTTTTTTTCCATATTTTCCGCTGCTCGCATTCATTAAAAAGGCAACAGAATGTTTCTCTGTATCTATGTCTAAATAATTTAAAATCT
Proteins encoded in this window:
- a CDS encoding aspartate carbamoyltransferase regulatory subunit; translated protein: MVVINSIEKGIVIDHIKAGLGAKILNYLDIDTEKHSVAFLMNASSGKYGKKDVIKIDKVIDVDLAVLGLIDPDCTVNIIEDHIISKKIKPEMPKKVTNVIRCKNPRCVTSVEANAPHIFHLINEQNREYRCEYCDDIVSMKGDNVNEIVHKKWIGNQSAK